A genomic region of Papaver somniferum cultivar HN1 chromosome 7, ASM357369v1, whole genome shotgun sequence contains the following coding sequences:
- the LOC113296491 gene encoding glutamate decarboxylase-like, giving the protein MVLSKTASDSDVSIHSTFASRYVRTSLPRFKMSEDSIPKEAAYQIINDELMLDGNPRLNLASFVTTWMEPECNKLIMDSVNKNYVDMDEYPVTTELQNRCVNMIAHLFNAPLGDSEAAVGVGTVGSSEAIVLAGLAFKRKWQNKMKAQDKSCDKPNIVTGANVQVCWEKFARYFEVELKEVKLSEGYYVMDPTKAVEMVDENTICVAAILGSTLNGEFEDVKLLNDLLLEKNKITGWDTPIHVDAASGGFIAPFIYPELEWDFRLPLVKSINVSGHKHGLVYAGIGWAIWRTKEDLPEELIFHINYLGTDQPTFTLNFSKGSSQVIAQYYQLIRLGIEGYRNIMENCSENAIVLKIGIEKIDRFNIVSKDKGVPLVAFSLKDHTHYTEFDISHMLRRFGWIVPAYTMPADAQHITVLRVVIREDFSRTLAERLVLDISKVLKELDSTSAKLTVKINKQISDNYEKQVQENGKALRNTKMETQIEVINKLKQMELATKTNGIC; this is encoded by the exons ATGGTTTTGTCAAAGACTGCTTCGGATTCTGATGTTTCAATTCATTCGACTTTCGCTTCTCGATATGTTCGAACTTCTCTTCCCAG GTTTAAGATGTCGGAAGACTCAATCCCAAAGGAAGCTGCATATCAGATCATTAACGATGAGCTGATGTTGGATGGAAATCCTAGATTGAATCTTGCTTCGTTTGTGACAACTTGGATGGAACCTGAATGTAATAAGCTTATCATGGATTCTGTTAACAAGAACTATGTTGACATGGATGAATACCCTGTTACAACTGAGCTTCAG AACCGCTGTGTGAATATGATTGCCCATCTATTCAACGCACCACTTGGAGACTCTGAAGCTGCAGTCGGAGTCGGGACAGTTGGATCATCAGAGGCAATAGTGCTAGCTGGATTAGCATTCAAGAGGAAATGGCAAAATAAGATGAAAGCTCAGGATAAATCCTGCGATAAACCCAACATTGTCACTGGTGCTAATGTTCAAGTCTGCTGGGAGAAGTTTGCGAGGTACTTCGAGGTGGAGCTTAAAGAAGTGAAACTTAGTGAGGGTTATTATGTGATGGATCCAACAAAGGCTGTTGAAATGGTGGATGAAAATACCATATGTGTAGCAGCTATCCTCGGCTCGACCTTAAATGGAGAATTCGAAGACGTTAAGCTCTTGAATGATCTCTTGCTTGAGAAGAACAAGATTACTGG GTGGGATACCCCAATTCACGTTGATGCAGCCAGTGGGGGATTCATTGCACCATTCATATACCCGGAACTAGAATGGGATTTCCGTTTGCCTTTGGTGAAAAGTATAAACGTCAGTGGTCACAAACATGGCCTTGTATATGCTGGGATTGGTTGGGCGATCTGGAGGACAAAAGAGGATTTGCCAGAAGAACTTATTTTTCATATCAACTACTTGGGAACTGATCAACCCACCTTCACCCTCAACTTCTCCAAGGGTTCCAGTCAAGTTATTGCGCAGTACTATCAACTTATCCGCTTAGGAATTGAG GGTTACCGTAACATCATGGAGAATTGTAGCGAAAATGCAATAGTACTTAAGATAGGGATCGAAAagattgatcgattcaacattGTGTCGAAGGACAAAGGAGTTCCATTGGTAGCATTCTCTCTGAAAGACCATACTCATTACACTGAATTTGACATATCGCACATGCTACGACGTTTTGGGTGGATTGTTCCAGCTTACACAATGCCGGCTGATGCGCAACATATTACGGTGTTACGTGTTGTAATAAGAGAAGATTTTTCGCGTACTCTAGCAGAACggcttgttttggacatatcaaaaGTTTTGAAAGAGCTTGATAGCACATCTGCAAAACTTACTGTGAAGATAAATAAGCAGATTTCTGATAACTATGAGAAGCAAGTTCAAGAAAATGGGAAAGCTTTGAGGAATACAAAAATGGAAACTCAGATAGAGGTAATTAATAAACTGAAGCAGATGGAGTTGGCTACTAAGACTAATGGAATATGTTAA